The Mastacembelus armatus chromosome 9, fMasArm1.2, whole genome shotgun sequence genome contains a region encoding:
- the mccc2 gene encoding methylcrotonoyl-CoA carboxylase beta chain, mitochondrial isoform X1, which translates to MLLQSLRPWLLRCRGLPLACKRPYYADKVARLGSQPDKQSSEYQENYARMKVLIDELKSRTEKIKLGGGEKARRLHTSRGKLLPRERIDRLLDPGTPFLEFSQFAAYELYGKEEVPAGGMITGVGRVSGVECVIVANDATVKGGTYYPITVKKHLRAQEIAQQNHLPCIYLVDSGGANLPRQADVFPDRDHFGRIFYNQARLSSEGIAQIAVVMGSCTAGGAYVPAMADESIIVRKQGTIFLGGPPLVKAATGEEVSAEDLGGADLHCKKSGVTDHYALDDNHALHLARKAVRSLNYRKNIEVTTEPAEAPLYPADELYGIVGDNLKRNFDVREVIARIVDGSKFDEFKAFYGDTLVTGFSRIFGYPVGIIGNNGVLFSESAKKGTHFIELCCQRNIPLIFLQNITGFMVGREYEAGGIAKDGAKMVTAVACANVPKITIIIGGSYGAGNYGMCGRAYSPRFLYMWPNSRISVMGGEQAATVLATITKDQRAREGKEFTAEQEAAMKEPIVQRFEEEGSPYYSSARLWDDGIIDPADTRMILGLSLSAALNAPTKKTHFGVFRM; encoded by the exons ATGCTTCTCCAGTCGCTCAGACCGTGGTTGCTTCGTTGTCGGGGTTTACCTTTGGCTTGTAAAAGACCTTATTACGCTGATAAAGTGGCTCGACTCGGCTCTCAGCCGGACAAACAGTCTTCTGAATATCAG GAGAATTATGCACGAATGAAAGTTCTTATTGATGAACTGAAAAGCCGGACAGAGAAGATTAAATTGG GTGGGGGCGAAAAAGCCAGACGACTTCATACTTCTCGTGGGAAACTCCTACCTAGAGAGCGCATAGACAGACTGCTGGATCCAGG gacgCCTTTCTTGGAATTCTCTCAGTTTGCAGCATATGAATTGTATGGGAAAGAGGAAGTTCCAGCAGGCGGTATGATTACAGGCGTTGGTCGGGTTTCGGG gGTGGAATGTGTTATTGTTGCAAATGATGCCACTGTCAAAGGGGGAACATATTACCCAATTACAGTGAAGAAGCACCTTCGTGCACAAGAAATAGCCCAGCAGAACCACTTGCCATGCATTTACTTAG TGGATTCTGGCGGAGCAAATTTACCCAGACAAGCCGATGTCTTCCCAGATAGAGATCACTTTGGACGCATTTTCTACAACCAGGCCAGACTGTCTTCAGAGGGAATAGCACAG ATCGCTGTGGTGATGGGCTCTTGCACTGCTGGAGGAGCGTATGTGCCAGCCATGGCAGATGAAAGCATCATTGTGCGAAAGCAAGGAACCATTTTCCTTGGAGGACCTCCATTG GTCAAAGCTGCCACAGGGGAAGAAGTTTCTGCAGAGGACCTTGGTGGTGCTGATCTTCACTGCAA AAAATCTGGTGTGACAGACCACTATGCTTTAGATGATAACCATGCACTCCATTTGGCAAGAAAGGCAGTGCGAAGTCTCAATTACAGGAAAAATATCGAG GTCACCACAGAACCAGCAGAAGCTCCTCTCTATCCTGCAGATGAACTCTATGGCATAGTTGGAGATAACTTGAAGCGCAACTTTGATGTCAGAGAG GTAATTGCCAGAATTGTAGATGGTAGTAAATTTGATGAGTTCAAAGCTTTCTATGGAGATACACTTGTTACAG GATTTTCAAGAATATTTGGTTACCCCGTTGGAATCATTGGCAATAATGGGGTCTTGTTTTCAGAGTCTGCGAAAAAG GGGACGCATTTCATTGAGTTGTGTTGCCAACGAAACATTCCACttatttttcttcaaaatataACAG GCTTCATGGTTGGTAGAGAGTATGAAGCAGGAGGGATTGCCAAAGATGGAGCCAAGATGGTAACTGCAGTTGCCTGTGCCAATGTACCCAAGATCACGATCATCATTGGAGGCTCTTATGGAGCAGGAAACTATGGCATGTGTGGCAGAGCCTACAG CCCTCGATTCCTGTACATGTGGCCAAATTCCCGAATCTCTGTAATGGGTGGTGAGCAGGCAGCCACTGTCCTGGCCACCATCACTAAGGATCAGAGGGCACGCGAGGGAAAAGAG TTCACAGCAGAGCAAGAGGCTGCCATGAAGGAACCAATAGTGCAGCGTTTTGAAGAGGAAGGCAGTCCCTACTACTCCAGTGCCAG ACTGTGGGATGACGGGATTATTGATCCTGCTGATACCCGTATGATTTTGGGACTGAGCCTCAGTGCAGCACTGAATGCACCAACAAAGAAGACACACTTTGGAGTGTTCAGGATGTAA
- the mccc2 gene encoding methylcrotonoyl-CoA carboxylase beta chain, mitochondrial isoform X2, which yields MALQENYARMKVLIDELKSRTEKIKLGGGEKARRLHTSRGKLLPRERIDRLLDPGTPFLEFSQFAAYELYGKEEVPAGGMITGVGRVSGVECVIVANDATVKGGTYYPITVKKHLRAQEIAQQNHLPCIYLVDSGGANLPRQADVFPDRDHFGRIFYNQARLSSEGIAQIAVVMGSCTAGGAYVPAMADESIIVRKQGTIFLGGPPLVKAATGEEVSAEDLGGADLHCKKSGVTDHYALDDNHALHLARKAVRSLNYRKNIEVTTEPAEAPLYPADELYGIVGDNLKRNFDVREVIARIVDGSKFDEFKAFYGDTLVTGFSRIFGYPVGIIGNNGVLFSESAKKGTHFIELCCQRNIPLIFLQNITGFMVGREYEAGGIAKDGAKMVTAVACANVPKITIIIGGSYGAGNYGMCGRAYSPRFLYMWPNSRISVMGGEQAATVLATITKDQRAREGKEFTAEQEAAMKEPIVQRFEEEGSPYYSSARLWDDGIIDPADTRMILGLSLSAALNAPTKKTHFGVFRM from the exons ATGGCACTGCAG GAGAATTATGCACGAATGAAAGTTCTTATTGATGAACTGAAAAGCCGGACAGAGAAGATTAAATTGG GTGGGGGCGAAAAAGCCAGACGACTTCATACTTCTCGTGGGAAACTCCTACCTAGAGAGCGCATAGACAGACTGCTGGATCCAGG gacgCCTTTCTTGGAATTCTCTCAGTTTGCAGCATATGAATTGTATGGGAAAGAGGAAGTTCCAGCAGGCGGTATGATTACAGGCGTTGGTCGGGTTTCGGG gGTGGAATGTGTTATTGTTGCAAATGATGCCACTGTCAAAGGGGGAACATATTACCCAATTACAGTGAAGAAGCACCTTCGTGCACAAGAAATAGCCCAGCAGAACCACTTGCCATGCATTTACTTAG TGGATTCTGGCGGAGCAAATTTACCCAGACAAGCCGATGTCTTCCCAGATAGAGATCACTTTGGACGCATTTTCTACAACCAGGCCAGACTGTCTTCAGAGGGAATAGCACAG ATCGCTGTGGTGATGGGCTCTTGCACTGCTGGAGGAGCGTATGTGCCAGCCATGGCAGATGAAAGCATCATTGTGCGAAAGCAAGGAACCATTTTCCTTGGAGGACCTCCATTG GTCAAAGCTGCCACAGGGGAAGAAGTTTCTGCAGAGGACCTTGGTGGTGCTGATCTTCACTGCAA AAAATCTGGTGTGACAGACCACTATGCTTTAGATGATAACCATGCACTCCATTTGGCAAGAAAGGCAGTGCGAAGTCTCAATTACAGGAAAAATATCGAG GTCACCACAGAACCAGCAGAAGCTCCTCTCTATCCTGCAGATGAACTCTATGGCATAGTTGGAGATAACTTGAAGCGCAACTTTGATGTCAGAGAG GTAATTGCCAGAATTGTAGATGGTAGTAAATTTGATGAGTTCAAAGCTTTCTATGGAGATACACTTGTTACAG GATTTTCAAGAATATTTGGTTACCCCGTTGGAATCATTGGCAATAATGGGGTCTTGTTTTCAGAGTCTGCGAAAAAG GGGACGCATTTCATTGAGTTGTGTTGCCAACGAAACATTCCACttatttttcttcaaaatataACAG GCTTCATGGTTGGTAGAGAGTATGAAGCAGGAGGGATTGCCAAAGATGGAGCCAAGATGGTAACTGCAGTTGCCTGTGCCAATGTACCCAAGATCACGATCATCATTGGAGGCTCTTATGGAGCAGGAAACTATGGCATGTGTGGCAGAGCCTACAG CCCTCGATTCCTGTACATGTGGCCAAATTCCCGAATCTCTGTAATGGGTGGTGAGCAGGCAGCCACTGTCCTGGCCACCATCACTAAGGATCAGAGGGCACGCGAGGGAAAAGAG TTCACAGCAGAGCAAGAGGCTGCCATGAAGGAACCAATAGTGCAGCGTTTTGAAGAGGAAGGCAGTCCCTACTACTCCAGTGCCAG ACTGTGGGATGACGGGATTATTGATCCTGCTGATACCCGTATGATTTTGGGACTGAGCCTCAGTGCAGCACTGAATGCACCAACAAAGAAGACACACTTTGGAGTGTTCAGGATGTAA